CGGCGGGTCGTACGCGTCGGCCTGGGCGGGCGAGTCGGTGACCAGCACGTCGGCGACGTCGAGCAGGTCGGTGCCGAACTCGGCGCGTCCGTGCTGCTTGAAGCCGACGCTGTTGACGTGGGTGCCCGGGGCGAGGTCCCGGGCGTCGAGCACCGGGGTCGGGCTGGTGGTGGCGAGCACCACGACGTCCCGGTCGCGTACCGCCTCGGCGGCGCTGGCCACGGCGCGGGCCGGCACGCCCAGCTCGGCCCGGACCCGCGCGGCGAACCGTTCCCGGCCCGCCGGGGTACGGCAGTACACGGTGACCTCGCGCAGCCGGCGGACCGCCGCAGCGGCCCAGACCTGGGTCCACGCCTGCCCACCCGCCCCGACCACGCCGAGGGTCGTCGCGTCCGGGCGGGCCAGCGCGTCCACCGCCACTCCGCCCAGTCCCCCGGTTCGCCGCGAACCCAGTTCCGCGCCCACGGCCACCGCCCGGACCGCGCCGGTACGGCCATCGTGCAGGACGACGAGCTGCTCCGCCTCCGGGTGGCCGAAGGTGTCGTACGAGCGGAAGCCGTACCACTCGCCGGTGAGGTGGCCGGCGGTGAGCACCATCCGGCCCCCACCCAGCGGGGCGGACGCCCGGGGCGGGGCGACCAGCCGTCCCTCGTACGCGGCCAGCAGGGCGGCGCGCATGGCGTCGACCGTGCCGGGCCCATCGAGGACGGCGACCACCTCCCGGTCGGTGAAGAGCAGAGTCATGCGGCCCATCCTTGAACATGAAGGTAACTTCAGGTCAACCCCGTGGTTTCGATCACCGAGCCCGGTCGGCCCCGATCCTCGCCCGCCGCACCGGTGCTACCGTCGGCCCCGGCACCCCGAGCCGGGTGTCCCGGACGAGTGGTGGGCGTACCCGGTCACGCGAAGACGCCCCCGGACAGTGGTTGGTCCTCAACTCGTCCGGGCCGGTCCCGGACGCCTGCGTACAGGGGTGACTCATGGCCTGGCTCGTGTTGGTGGTCTCCGGGCTGTTGGAGACGGCGTGGGCGGTCGCGCTCGACCGGAGCGCCGGTTTCAGCCGACCCGTCCCGACGGCGGTCTTCGCGGTGACGATGGTGCTGAGCATGGCCGGTCTGGCGTACGCGCTCCGCGAGATCCCGGTCGGCACCGGCTACGCCGTCTGGGTGGGCATCGGCGCGGTCGGCACGGCGACCGTCGGCATCCTGGCACTCGGCGAGTCGGCCAGCCTGCCTCGGCTGGCCGCCCTGCTGCTGGTGGTGGCGGGTGTGGTGGGGCTCAAGGTGTTCCACTGAACCCGGTCCCGGCCCACCGCGACGGTGGGTAGGTGCCGCGTCACCGGCACGCGTAGTGCCCGGGTCGAATGGGTAGATACGGGTCGACGACAACTTTCGTACCCGGAGGACGAGATGGCGAACATGCACAGCACCGCCCGCCCGCGCAGCAACGCCGCCCGGATCTGCACGATCCTGGCGTTCGTCTTCGCCGTGCTCGCGGTCTTCATCTCGCCGCTGCTGTTCGGGGTGGCCGGCGTGGTGCTCGGCATCGTCGGCGCGGTGCTCGGCGACAAGCCGCTCGGCTGGTACGCGGCCGTCGCCAGCGCGGTCGGCGCGGTCCTCGGCGGGCTGCTCGTCGCCGCCCTGCTCAACTGAGCTTCCCGCGCACCCGTTCGTACCCATCGGCCCGCCGGTCTCCGGCGGGCCCTCGCACGTACCGAACCCGAACACCCTCGCCGCCCCCGCTTCGGCTGCTGGGGTGGGGTTCGGGTGGTTGCAGGGGACCCCTCCTACCGCTTTTTGCCGAGGAGGGGTCCCCTGCAACCAACCCAGGCGTGGAGGTACCGAGAGGGCGAGGGCGAGAGGGCGGGGCGAGTAGGGCGGGCGGGGTGGGCTCCGGATCAGTCCTCGGTGCCCCGCAGGGCGGCCAGGGCCTCCTCCAGTTCGTCCGGCTTGACCAGCACGTCGCGGGCCTTGGAGCCCTCGGACGGCCCGACGATGCCCCGGGTCTCCATCAGGTCCATCAGCCGGCCCGCCTTGGCGAAGCCGACCCGCAGCTTGCGTTGGAGCATCGAGGTGGAGCCGAACTGCGAGGTCACCACCAGTTCGATCGCCTGCACCAGCAGGTCGAGGTCGTCACCGATCTCCTCGTCGATCTTCTTCTTACTGTCCTGCGCCGGGGTGAGCACGTCCGGGCGGAACTCCGGCTCGCGCTGGTCCTTGCAGAACTTGACCACGTCGGCGATCTCGCGTTCGGTGACCCACGCGCCCTGGATCCGGACCGGCTTCGACGCGCCCATCGGCAGGAAGAGCCCGTCGCCCCGGCCGAGCAGCTTCTCCGCGCCCGGCTGGTCGAGGATGACCCGCGAGTCCGCGAGGGACGAGGTGGCGAAGGCCAGCCGGGACGGCACGTTTGCCTTGATCAGACCGGTCACCACGTCGACCGACGGGCGCTGGGTGGCCAGCACCAGGTGGATACCGGCGGCCCGGGCGAGCTGGGTGATCCGGACGACCGAGTCCTCCACGTCGCGCGGGGCGACCATCATCAGGTCGGCCAGCTCGTCCACGATCACCAGCAGGTACGGGTACGGCTTCATCTCCCGTTCGCTGCCCGGCGGGGCCTTGATCTCGCCGTTGCGCACCTTGCGGTTGAAGTCGTCGATGTGCCGGACCCCGTTGGCGGCGAGGTCGTCGTAGCGCATGTCCATCTCGCGGACCACCCACTCCAGCGAGTCGGCGGCCTTCTTCGCGTTGGTCACGATCGGGGTGACCAGGTGCGGGATGCCCTCGTAGCTGGTCATCTCGACCCGCTTCGGGTCGATCAGCAGCAGCCGCACCTCGTCCGGGGTGGCCCGGGTCAGGATCGACACCAGCAAGGTGTTGAGGCAGCTCGATTTCCCGGCCCCGGTCGCTCCGGCCACGAGAATGTGCGGCATCTTCGCGAGGTTGGCCACCACGTAGCCACCCTCGATGTCCTTGCCGAGGCCGACCACCATCGGGTGGTGGTCGCTGGTGGCCACCCGGGAGCGCAGCACGTCACCGAGGGACACGTTCTCCGGGTCGGTGTTCGGGATCTCCACCCCGACCGCGCTCTTGCCCGGGATCGGGCTGAGGATCCGGACGTCCGGGGACTTCACCGCGTACGCGATGTTGCGGGAGAGCTGGGTGATCCTTTCGACCTTGACCCCGGGGCCCAGCTCGACCTCGTACCGGGTGACCGTCGGCCCCCGGGTGAAGCCGGTGACCTCGGCGTCCACCCCGAACTGGTCGAACACCCCGGTCAGCGCGGCGATCACCTCGTCGTTGGCCTTGCTCCGGGTCTTCGGCGCCGCGCCGGCGCTGAGCAGGTTGGCCGGGGGCAGGGTGTAGTCCCCGGCCAGCCCGGTGAGCGCGAGCTGCTCGGCCCGGGTGGGGGGCGTGGAGTGCTCCGGTGGCTCGGACCGACGCCGGGCGGCGGGCACCCGGGGCGCGGGCTTGCGGGGCAGCAGCAGGGTTTCCTGGAGGTCGACGTCGTCGGCGTACCCCTCGTCTTCCCTGACCGGGTCGAGCGGCTCGGGCGGCGGCGCGGCCTTGCGGGCCGGGCGGCGGCGGGCCGGCTTCTCGACCGCCTCCGCCGCCTCGGCCTCCTCCTCGGCCGGGGCCGGCGGCACGCCGAGCACCCCACCGGTGAGCAGGCCGAGCCGCTCGGGGATCTTGTTGATCGGAGTCGCGGTGACCACCAGCAGGCCGAAGACCAGCAGCAGGAGCAGCAGCGGTACGGCCACCCAGGCGGTGACCGCCCGCTCCAGCAGCCCGCCGACACCGGCGCCGACCAGGCCACCGGCGTAGTCGCGCTGGACCTGGTCGACCGGGTTCTGTCCGATGTGCAGCACCGCGGCGAAGGCGATGATCATGGAACCCCAGCCGACCAGGCCACGCCCCCGGTGCGCCGGGTCGGCCGGCTCGCGCATCATCCGCCACGCGCCGATGCCCAGCAGCACCGGCACGACGATGGAGATCGCGCCGAGGAAGAGTCGGACGGTGTCCGCCAGCCGGGCCCCGACCGGCCCCGCCCCGGAGAACCAGATCGCCACCGCACTGAGGATCGCGAGCCCGAACAGGAGCAGGCCGGCACCGTCGCGCCGGTGCTCCGGGCCGACCTCGCGGGCGGTGGCGGCCTGCCGGCCCGCGGCCCGGACCGTCCACCCGACACCGTGCGCGAGTCCCATCCAGACGCTGGTGAACGCACGACCCAGGTAGGCGGCCGGCGCGGGGCGGGCCGCCGGGCGGCGGCTCCGGGTGGACGCACGGGTCTTCTTGGCCGGCTGGCGGGCACGACTGTTCGTGGTACCGCGCGGCGACGCGCCGCGTCGCCGGCTCGCCTGAGAGGTACGGCCCGCCATAGAGTCACGGTAACGGCGCGACC
The nucleotide sequence above comes from Micromonospora pallida. Encoded proteins:
- a CDS encoding DMT family transporter; protein product: MAWLVLVVSGLLETAWAVALDRSAGFSRPVPTAVFAVTMVLSMAGLAYALREIPVGTGYAVWVGIGAVGTATVGILALGESASLPRLAALLLVVAGVVGLKVFH
- a CDS encoding DNA translocase FtsK, translated to MAGRTSQASRRRGASPRGTTNSRARQPAKKTRASTRSRRPAARPAPAAYLGRAFTSVWMGLAHGVGWTVRAAGRQAATAREVGPEHRRDGAGLLLFGLAILSAVAIWFSGAGPVGARLADTVRLFLGAISIVVPVLLGIGAWRMMREPADPAHRGRGLVGWGSMIIAFAAVLHIGQNPVDQVQRDYAGGLVGAGVGGLLERAVTAWVAVPLLLLLLVFGLLVVTATPINKIPERLGLLTGGVLGVPPAPAEEEAEAAEAVEKPARRRPARKAAPPPEPLDPVREDEGYADDVDLQETLLLPRKPAPRVPAARRRSEPPEHSTPPTRAEQLALTGLAGDYTLPPANLLSAGAAPKTRSKANDEVIAALTGVFDQFGVDAEVTGFTRGPTVTRYEVELGPGVKVERITQLSRNIAYAVKSPDVRILSPIPGKSAVGVEIPNTDPENVSLGDVLRSRVATSDHHPMVVGLGKDIEGGYVVANLAKMPHILVAGATGAGKSSCLNTLLVSILTRATPDEVRLLLIDPKRVEMTSYEGIPHLVTPIVTNAKKAADSLEWVVREMDMRYDDLAANGVRHIDDFNRKVRNGEIKAPPGSEREMKPYPYLLVIVDELADLMMVAPRDVEDSVVRITQLARAAGIHLVLATQRPSVDVVTGLIKANVPSRLAFATSSLADSRVILDQPGAEKLLGRGDGLFLPMGASKPVRIQGAWVTEREIADVVKFCKDQREPEFRPDVLTPAQDSKKKIDEEIGDDLDLLVQAIELVVTSQFGSTSMLQRKLRVGFAKAGRLMDLMETRGIVGPSEGSKARDVLVKPDELEEALAALRGTED
- a CDS encoding ornithine cyclodeaminase family protein — translated: MTLLFTDREVVAVLDGPGTVDAMRAALLAAYEGRLVAPPRASAPLGGGRMVLTAGHLTGEWYGFRSYDTFGHPEAEQLVVLHDGRTGAVRAVAVGAELGSRRTGGLGGVAVDALARPDATTLGVVGAGGQAWTQVWAAAAVRRLREVTVYCRTPAGRERFAARVRAELGVPARAVASAAEAVRDRDVVVLATTSPTPVLDARDLAPGTHVNSVGFKQHGRAEFGTDLLDVADVLVTDSPAQADAYDPPMLAALPPYAGRLADLGAVLSGAGAGRTGRDEVSVFCSVGLSGTEVFLLDRLVQLAATVAA